From a single Candidatus Coatesbacteria bacterium genomic region:
- a CDS encoding diaminopropionate ammonia-lyase produces the protein MPKLRGGRLRAGWRNPNRTIRRPLTPQLPPGTIPSMKPSRYVINHPAGPDWDNTAGRAFTEPGVRDFHRSLPGYAPTPLVAAPELAAELGLGAVYIKDEARRFDVAAFKVLGASWAIQRHLAQRPETETFCTATDGNHGMAVAWAAAHFQRRAVVYMPRGTADARSRRIAQRGAAVHVLDADYDAVVAHAANRAEHEGWTLIQDTARPGYEEVPARIQAGYLTLFEELTEQGLHGSDDPGVELVLLPVGVGSFAAAAVHFYHTRYGKRRPRLLGVEPLRAACLLESLRVGSPRSVSTPGTLMAGLNCGTLSSIAWPPLRDGLDGTLALDDGWIPRAVRRCAALREPVVSGETGASGLAALLALGEDCAPAPLRQHLGLAETSRALLINTEGATDPAAHQRLLAGLGTAQDG, from the coding sequence ATGCCCAAGCTGCGGGGCGGGCGATTGAGGGCGGGCTGGCGTAACCCCAACCGAACCATCCGCCGCCCCTTGACCCCCCAGCTCCCACCGGGTACCATTCCTTCTATGAAACCCAGCCGCTACGTCATCAACCATCCAGCGGGACCCGACTGGGACAACACCGCCGGGCGGGCCTTCACCGAACCCGGCGTGCGGGATTTCCACCGCAGCCTGCCGGGCTACGCCCCCACGCCGCTGGTCGCGGCCCCGGAGCTGGCCGCCGAGCTGGGGCTGGGCGCCGTCTACATCAAGGACGAGGCCCGGCGCTTCGACGTGGCGGCCTTCAAGGTCCTCGGCGCCTCCTGGGCCATCCAGCGCCATCTGGCGCAGCGTCCCGAAACCGAGACTTTCTGCACGGCCACCGACGGCAACCACGGCATGGCCGTGGCCTGGGCGGCGGCACACTTCCAGCGCCGGGCCGTGGTCTACATGCCCCGGGGCACGGCCGACGCCCGCTCCCGGCGCATCGCCCAGCGCGGAGCCGCCGTCCACGTTCTGGACGCCGACTACGACGCCGTCGTCGCCCACGCCGCGAACCGCGCCGAGCACGAGGGTTGGACGCTGATCCAGGACACGGCCCGGCCGGGCTACGAGGAGGTCCCGGCGCGCATCCAGGCCGGCTACCTGACCCTGTTCGAGGAGCTGACGGAGCAGGGGCTGCACGGGTCCGACGACCCCGGCGTCGAGCTGGTCCTGCTGCCCGTCGGCGTGGGCAGCTTCGCCGCCGCCGCCGTCCACTTCTACCACACCCGCTATGGAAAACGACGGCCCCGCCTGCTGGGTGTCGAGCCGCTGAGGGCCGCCTGTCTGCTGGAATCCCTGCGCGTCGGCAGCCCCCGCAGCGTCTCCACGCCGGGAACCCTGATGGCCGGGCTCAACTGCGGTACCCTCTCCAGCATCGCCTGGCCGCCGTTGCGCGACGGCCTCGACGGCACCCTGGCCCTCGACGACGGCTGGATCCCCCGCGCCGTGCGCCGCTGCGCCGCCCTCCGGGAGCCGGTCGTCAGCGGCGAGACCGGGGCGAGCGGCCTGGCCGCGCTGCTGGCGCTCGGTGAGGATTGCGCCCCAGCGCCGCTGCGCCAACACCTCGGCCTCGCTGAAACCAGCCGGGCGCTGCTGATCAACACCGAGGGCGCCACCGACCCGGCAGCCCACCAACGGCTCCTCGCCGGCCTTGGAACCGCCCAAGACGGCTGA
- a CDS encoding MFS transporter has product MADTTDKRRGWLSWPVAFWALYDLANTIFSMAVITLFLPQWITDDLGLTDLTYAVPLAVSMLLVGLTTPYLGARADERGDHLRPLRVLTLVSVGATAAMGLTAMSGGPLWLRAGGTLLLFVAANYGFQAAQVFYNSLLPSLAEPKKRGKVSGLGVALGYLGSIIAFVVIFPVTQGSVVAGYAGRAASFIPTALLFGVLAIPCLIGVREKRRRKPPPGEGVFRRYLKVLRETGDYPGLRRYLLAAFLFLEAVHTIISFMAVYMQKVLGMPDEVKVPIFLVGTLASIAGGFTWGWLSDRLGPRRTLTIILTAWLGPVLLGVFSHTPWVFYVVAGLVGFLLAGIWTTTRPMLLTLIPAAKAGEFFGLLALAGKAAAVVGPLLWGVVADVFREIEPWNYRLALLTMGLMLGAGLLLFLGVRQQRPEA; this is encoded by the coding sequence ATGGCCGACACCACGGATAAGCGACGGGGCTGGCTGAGCTGGCCGGTGGCCTTCTGGGCCCTCTACGACCTGGCCAACACCATCTTCTCGATGGCTGTCATCACCCTGTTTCTACCCCAGTGGATCACCGACGACCTGGGGCTGACCGACCTGACCTACGCCGTGCCCCTGGCGGTCAGCATGCTGCTGGTCGGCCTGACCACGCCCTACCTGGGGGCCCGGGCCGACGAGCGCGGCGATCACCTGCGGCCCCTGCGGGTGTTGACCCTGGTCAGCGTCGGCGCCACGGCGGCGATGGGGCTGACGGCCATGAGCGGCGGGCCGCTGTGGTTGCGGGCCGGCGGCACCCTGTTGCTCTTCGTCGCCGCCAACTACGGCTTCCAGGCCGCCCAGGTCTTTTACAACTCCCTGCTGCCCTCACTGGCTGAGCCGAAGAAGCGGGGCAAGGTCTCCGGCCTCGGGGTCGCCCTGGGCTACTTGGGCTCGATCATCGCCTTCGTGGTCATCTTCCCCGTCACCCAGGGCAGTGTCGTCGCCGGCTATGCGGGCCGGGCGGCCAGCTTCATCCCCACGGCCCTGTTGTTCGGCGTGCTAGCCATCCCCTGCCTGATCGGCGTGCGCGAGAAACGACGGCGCAAACCGCCCCCCGGGGAGGGCGTCTTCCGGCGTTACCTCAAGGTGCTGCGCGAGACAGGGGACTACCCCGGCTTGCGGCGTTACCTGCTGGCGGCCTTTCTGTTCCTCGAGGCCGTCCACACCATCATCAGCTTCATGGCCGTCTACATGCAGAAGGTTCTGGGGATGCCCGACGAGGTCAAGGTGCCCATCTTCCTCGTCGGCACCCTGGCCAGCATCGCCGGAGGTTTCACTTGGGGCTGGCTGTCCGACCGCCTGGGGCCGCGGCGGACCCTGACTATCATCCTGACGGCCTGGCTGGGACCGGTGCTCCTCGGCGTCTTCAGCCACACCCCCTGGGTGTTCTACGTCGTCGCCGGGTTGGTGGGCTTCCTGCTGGCCGGGATCTGGACGACGACGCGGCCGATGCTGTTGACCCTGATCCCGGCGGCGAAGGCCGGCGAGTTCTTCGGCCTGCTGGCCCTGGCCGGTAAGGCCGCCGCCGTGGTCGGCCCCCTGCTCTGGGGCGTGGTGGCCGATGTCTTCCGTGAAATCGAGCCCTGGAACTACCGCTTGGCCCTGCTGACGATGGGCCTGATGCTGGGGGCCGGGCTGTTGCTGTTCCTGGGGGTCAGGCAGCAGCGACCGGAGGCCTAG
- a CDS encoding prolyl oligopeptidase family serine peptidase, whose amino-acid sequence MKSDHPSRRLEMNMPLDYPETPKKPVEETLHGETVVDDYRWLEADEDPIVKRWAAAQESLTRAHLDGLPQREWLLERLEGLLRYDDVGFPIPVKRGERVFYYAREGREEKYRLLTRADLDSEPVTLLNPNEWDDEATLDYHVPSFDGGLAAYGVARAGDENPSVRVIDVATGVDREQDLRGRRHYGVSWLADGSGFYYSCNPAAGEVPEGEEHYWHRVYLHKLDAPADEDVLVFAHDEVKEYFHFVEVDESGEWLVGHRRNMGERSEVYLGRAGRTELRPVITGLEALYEAHVRDGFLYVLTDEDAERYRLLRAPVEEPTELEEVIGEHPADKLAEVHGIGGRLYALYEHDAHHRLVVFSAGGEELREVETPGLGMLTVGGSWAGDEVRLGFESLVSPPRRYYYDFSADETTLYNEPQIDFASGDYVLEQHWFTSRDGTRVPLFMGRPRELEPDGERAALLTGYGGFNLSRHPRWNVAAAAWLEAGGVYVSANLRGGGEYGRSWHEAGMKENKQNVFDDFLAAAQWLVDENYTRPERLAISGRSNGGLLVGAALTQRPELFGAVFCGVPLLDMLRYHLFGLANIWAAEYGSAAHPEQFEYLVVYSPYHNVEDGAAYPPVLITGGDNDARVAPLHARKMVARLQAADPEGGPFLLQPLRASGHLGGTTLSVQIAQLADPQAFLMHHAGLTRPGAEG is encoded by the coding sequence ACCCGGGCGCACCTCGACGGCCTGCCCCAGCGGGAGTGGCTGCTCGAGCGCCTGGAGGGTTTGCTGCGCTACGACGACGTCGGCTTTCCCATCCCGGTCAAGCGCGGTGAGCGGGTCTTCTACTACGCCAGGGAGGGTCGGGAGGAGAAGTACCGCCTGCTGACCCGGGCGGACCTGGACTCCGAGCCCGTGACGCTGCTCAACCCCAACGAGTGGGACGACGAGGCGACCCTGGACTACCACGTGCCGAGCTTCGACGGCGGGCTGGCGGCCTACGGCGTGGCGCGGGCGGGCGACGAGAACCCGTCGGTGCGCGTCATCGACGTCGCAACGGGGGTGGACCGCGAGCAGGACCTGCGCGGCAGGCGGCACTACGGCGTGAGTTGGCTGGCCGACGGCTCGGGGTTCTACTACTCCTGCAATCCCGCAGCCGGCGAGGTTCCGGAGGGCGAGGAGCATTATTGGCACCGGGTCTACCTGCACAAGCTGGACGCCCCGGCCGACGAGGACGTGCTGGTCTTCGCCCACGACGAGGTCAAGGAATACTTCCATTTCGTCGAGGTCGACGAATCGGGGGAGTGGCTCGTCGGTCACCGACGCAACATGGGCGAGCGCAGCGAGGTCTACCTGGGCCGGGCGGGCAGGACGGAGCTGCGGCCGGTGATCACCGGGTTGGAGGCCCTCTACGAGGCCCACGTCCGGGACGGTTTCCTCTACGTGTTGACCGACGAGGACGCCGAGCGCTACCGCCTGTTGCGGGCGCCCGTCGAGGAACCCACGGAGCTGGAGGAGGTGATCGGCGAACATCCCGCGGACAAGCTGGCCGAGGTCCACGGCATCGGCGGCCGGCTCTACGCCCTCTACGAGCACGACGCCCACCACCGGCTGGTGGTCTTCTCGGCGGGGGGCGAGGAGCTGCGCGAGGTCGAGACGCCGGGCCTGGGGATGCTGACCGTCGGCGGGAGCTGGGCGGGTGACGAGGTCCGGCTGGGCTTCGAGTCTTTGGTCAGCCCGCCGCGGCGCTACTATTACGATTTCAGCGCCGACGAAACGACCCTCTACAACGAGCCGCAGATCGACTTCGCGTCCGGGGACTACGTCCTGGAGCAGCACTGGTTCACCAGCCGCGACGGCACCCGGGTGCCGCTGTTCATGGGCCGGCCCCGGGAGCTGGAGCCGGACGGGGAGCGGGCGGCGCTGCTGACGGGTTACGGCGGCTTCAATCTCAGCCGCCACCCGCGCTGGAACGTCGCCGCGGCGGCCTGGCTGGAGGCCGGCGGGGTTTATGTATCGGCCAACCTGCGCGGCGGCGGCGAGTACGGCAGATCCTGGCACGAGGCCGGGATGAAAGAGAACAAGCAGAACGTCTTCGACGACTTCCTCGCCGCGGCCCAATGGTTGGTCGACGAGAACTACACCCGGCCGGAGCGGCTGGCGATCTCCGGGCGTTCCAACGGGGGCTTGCTGGTCGGGGCGGCGTTGACCCAGCGGCCGGAGCTGTTCGGCGCCGTCTTCTGCGGCGTGCCGCTGCTGGATATGCTGCGCTACCACCTGTTCGGTCTGGCCAACATCTGGGCCGCCGAGTACGGCAGCGCGGCGCATCCCGAACAGTTCGAGTACCTGGTCGTCTATTCGCCCTACCACAACGTCGAGGACGGCGCGGCTTATCCGCCGGTGCTGATCACGGGGGGCGACAACGACGCCCGGGTGGCCCCGCTCCACGCCCGCAAGATGGTCGCCCGGCTCCAGGCCGCAGATCCGGAGGGCGGTCCCTTCCTGCTGCAGCCCCTGCGGGCCTCGGGACACCTCGGTGGCACGACGCTCTCCGTGCAGATCGCCCAGCTCGCCGATCCCCAGGCCTTTTTGATGCACCACGCCGGGCTGACCCGGCCGGGGGCCGAGGGTTAA